One window of Acipenser ruthenus chromosome 17, fAciRut3.2 maternal haplotype, whole genome shotgun sequence genomic DNA carries:
- the ndufaf8 gene encoding NADH dehydrogenase [ubiquinone] 1 alpha subcomplex assembly factor 8, with amino-acid sequence MSGTNVWNRSRERMRRFPELLAQCAEEAAVYGKCVSVTTTGKQELTRNHCAKEFHALKNCFMSAAKKSAK; translated from the exons ATGTCGGGGACAAATGTGTGGAACCGCAGCCGGGAGAGAATGCGGCGCTTCCCGGAGTTGTTAGCTCAGTGCGCCGAGGAG GCTGCTGTTTACGGGAAATGTGTGTCCGTCACGACTACAGGCAAGCAGGAACTGACCAGGAATCACTGTGCCAAGGAATTTCACGCCCTGAAGAACTGCTTCATGTCTGCG GCCAAGAAGAGTGCAAAGTAG